The Rhipicephalus sanguineus isolate Rsan-2018 unplaced genomic scaffold, BIME_Rsan_1.4 Seq8301, whole genome shotgun sequence nucleotide sequence tggacttgcatgagcaaggtgttcttgatgttctaataaaaacggcgaaaatgtccaggtaagcaaaaacgcgaaacacgctctccgacggacTGAGGTTCGGGAGTTCCGCGTTTGCTCTGTGCAGCGCCTGCTGGCATAGCAGTCCAGGAACGTTGCTTCGTAGAGTTTGCGATacatggcgcgacgcgcgatgccaatATGGCGCTACGCATGGAATTCCCTGTGCTCTGGTCTATAGACGCGAAAATGTAGCAGTACCAAGCAGAGTGTGCACTGCGCCAGCTTCTGCAGGAATCGAAGAATAAAAGTTGAAAGACGGAATCAAAGCAAGACACGCGACATAAGTATCACCCGTTTTGCAACGTAACAGTGTTTTCTCGGTACCCGAGTGTAGGACCGCCGCCATAACCGGACGCAcggttccttttttttgtttacttggtgcGGCCAACCTGGGGGGTCACGTCGGTGGGGTGCTTCGAAGTGCCTGTGCATCGCCCGAAAAAGTACTTAGACTCCAGAGATGGGTGAGCCCATCGTATTCCTTGTCGCGGCCGGGACAAAGGTGCCCGGCCCCGCTCGCGGGCGGCGGCAGGAAGGGTTGAAAACgttgtcgtaatgacctccctgtTTGCTCAGCGATGCCTTTCGGCGGTGCATGAATGGGCCGCCTCCGGGCCGCGTTGTTTGCCGTTCACACGCTTCGCGGGCGCCTCCCAGGGAGGTACATGACAAAGCGGCCTGCTTTTTTGGGCACCacgcggtcgccggaggcattcgtcatgtgtggctTACTTCAGGTGTCTCTAACGGCGGACAGGCCCTTGACACTCGAAGACGTGATCGACGAGGAGCGGGCCCACGTCGTGGGGCATCGAGCGCTCGGTCGGCACCTTTGACAATTGTTTGTGCGCTCGCCCCCTTCGGCGTGgcatccatttccgcactttgcttacaGTATGGTTCGGCAGACTAGCTGGAGCGGGAGCTGAGGTAACGAGCTTGTAAGTGGTGTCGCGTGTAACGTGGTGCGCGGAGGGGGGAGAAgctaagtggcccgagggtggtcgaaGTGTAGTGTCCCTTCAGCAAATGTGTTTGACATACCACCGGGGTCGTTTTCGTCAGGtacgtttttcttttctcgtgACTGCGCGCGTGCACTTAGCTCTAGACACGTGTAGCGTCAGCGgagcctgccctggccacaacaTTAATTTACGTTGTTTTTATCtgcctcttgtttgtgtgttgcttggggcgaggagcatgagcccGCATAGGTGTAAGGAGGCCGTGACCTTGTCACGAGTTcgttgatttgctgcatgcagCGCCCAATTACACGGCAAAGAGAcggctattcgccggcagtaatgtaaaggcggagcatcgggtaataaaaagcggccccggtgttccgtctggcgttctgaactgggcttaaggtgttcggcaccgtcggctctgccgaatctcgtagggtcgccctacagacggttcatttccagtacttgtttttctttatttctttgtaacatttatgcttgtaactcttctgtaagtctgtaaatataagttgtcttgatttttcctctaaacttctccagcgtatctcattcttcaagcgaccagcgaatccaacgttaatttcctcccacttcgtttatatcacctcgggtggtgcgtctcgggcgccgagtgtggagtgtggtttctcatcatcaaaagaacctgaactttacttcccccatctagggatctgggtaACAGAGACGCTTTAAAATGAGCCCCCATGGGCTCATTCGACGTGAAATCATCATGTAGAAACGAAATCTTCATCATGTAGCACGAAATCATCGTCATGTAGACACGAGATCTTCGTCATGTAACAAGATGTTCGTCATGTAAGACGAAATGGTCGTAATGTAAggaaatgctcgccatgtaaataaaccacgttaagtttcccttcagtctcttcatgctgcctctgcatctttCTCCAGAGTCTCCGGTGCCTGCAAAGGCCAGTCGCAACAATATgcgtattcgttcatttcgaatacttcgaaatttagaataacttAAATtcggttcgaagcgaattcgtatACTGTAATAtccattcgaatattcgaactgctcgaatattcgcacaagcctaaattTAATGCATTCTTTACAAACTACTGCACCTAGTGGCTAGAGGAACCGATGTGCCAGCTATGCTCCCGACTGTGGGCAGACATCCGGCGCTCGCACCATCGTATAGCCACAGCCATTACGCACTCAAGCCGCCATGCACTCAAAACCCTCCTATAGTACAGCCATCTGTTAAAAGGTATGTGAAATAAGCACTGTTTATCAGAACAGTCACATCTTCCGAGTCGAATTTTTAAGCTTCCCTCGTTGTttgttgtgtttttctttttgtatcccTTTAAACAGCACATCAAGGGATTGCAGACTTTCTAGCTGCATGGATGAATAGAATTGTTGAAAACATGGATGAATAGAATTCTTCCACCACTAAAGCCAGTGCTGCGTGCTATGGTAGTCTGCTAATACAAAGCATTCACCGCAATCAATATCAGTACCACTGCATCTAAAGTTTCACTATACACACAACAGACTTTTACATGGGTCAGGCACCGAACTCACAAGTTGCAGTGCAGGTCAACGACCCCATGGCTGATAAGCTGCACAAGCAGCAGGGCCCAGTCGGTGGTGAGGCTTGTGTTGCGCTGAATCATGTCGAACATGCCCCCCACAAGGCTTAGCCTCAGCAACAGTGCCTCGTGCAGTAGCAGCCGACTCTTCAAGTCCTCTGCTATAGGCTTCTCCTGCACGTGCCAAACAATTTTCTCACGTGAGAGCGACTATGAGACACATGCTGGCATGGGCATCCTTTTTATAGAGATTACAACAGTATGTATTATTTGAACTGTCTCATAGCTAATTTTAATTGCCCTTTTGGTGCTGCAATACTCTGGACACAGAAATCTCCCTAAAACAAAAATTTTCCCTAAATGCTCGAGGTTTGGAGCACCAGTGATGTAACAGGGAGCCTTCGTGTCAGAGACACCCATACAGCTTATGCCATacatttttaacagaaaaataattcACTAGGAATGACAAAAAGTTttgctagttggtagggattcatcagGAGATAAGGAAGGCGCACAAACAAGAATACAAGAGAGGAGAACCAGAAAACATAATCTGCTTCTCTCCTCTTTCATCTCTGAtaataaacaataataataataataataataataataataataataataattgttgaggtttaacatcccaaaaccacgatattattatgagggatgccatagtggagggctccaaaaatttcgaccacttagggttctttaacgtgcacccaaatctcagtacacaggcctcgagcactttcacctccatcaaaaatgcggccgccgcggccggcattcgatctcgcagccttcgggtcagcggtcgagcaccataaccactagaccaccgtggcaggtatcTCTGATAATACTACAGATATGCACAGGTTTGGGCTGCATGATTCTCCACTGAAGTGCAGtgcacaaaaagaacaaaaggcAGAAGACAAGCAAGAAGGACAAGCTTTAACTTTCAAGTGACCTTACTGGTCACACGTATTGTATTAGAAAattactagggatgggcgaatagtaaatttgaggttcgaagcgaatccgaagcgaatagtgatttggtcgaataatttcgaatcgaatagttctaATAGTGtttaccacatattattaagaaaaattagcacttttgtcatgacccttgcccaatatttttaagaattcgaactaggtatgagtgaatgtcacttttcttggtttgaaatgaaatggaagaaaccttgaataatatcaagatttgaatagcagtagggtgcaagttataagtggtacaatacgttacaatttaagaATGACTTtacttagcacatataagcccatataacacgcttttaaacttaaaaaaaatatatacatttaaccttgaagtgtggcttcgtggcaATGCAGATTCCCCCCTGGATAtgtggtttcacggcacagcaacccaaagctgcagtgaaaccacctttacagggggttatgtgcggtcaaacatacatactatattcgttcatttcgaatacttcgaaatttcgaataacataaattcgtatcgaagcgaattcgaatactttaatatttgttcgaatattcgaaacgctcgaatattcgcccatccctaaaaaTTGCCAATTAACCTTTTTCAATGCCTAGTACAccactcttaaaggggccctccaacactcttCAACACCCATTTTTTACTcatgggttgcgtagactgaagcaCGGACaggttagtgcagcaagaacggcagcgatagtgGCACTcagtccgaagttattcgatCTAGAAAAttaaaaatacaagaaaaaaaaatgtctaccCTAAACtcaattttcgcggggtcacatgACCgcatttcactcgccctgtgacatTTCAGTGTCCCAATGAAATGAGCTGAAAGCTTctacgtaggggaagcttgcaCACCGTTGTTACTTGTCCTTctcaacgtattgttgacgtcgttgccatagtaacaaatgtaGTGCCTGacacctgacttgtcagaacttgagcaggcgctactgcttcgaagcaAGGCTGGCAAGGCtttttgtctgctgttccttacaacaaCATTCCATGTCATTCTCTCCCCTTATTCTGAGAAGGGAAATTGTGGAGCGGCAAGGGCGGTGAAACACGCTCGCCACTACGcaggttgttcggtgagcagcctgATGAATTACATTACAAAgtcattcaacgaagaggattacttgcaccgcttCAACAACAATCAAGAGCCTATCGCACGTGCGGAAaaaggcagctcgcaaacgtacagacgcaaacaGAGGAAAGAGGGACAAGCGTTtcgtatggacatccgaccggcgcaggtaaaaaaaaaccagaggcgaaatggcagccagCACCTGTCgtgctttgtggttgtagtgatctaTTTTGTTGTGACAGcgtctatttggagttcattgaaaaagcacaaaaagaaaaacgaaacccaatagtaatctcaactttggtGCCACGCCACGATCACTTCTaatgttacatttatccaatcataggctggcGCACATCATcctcatttccgcccgcaatagttctggcgagcgccacttcGCACTGATGCGGttagcagcgatgtagcgactttattgcatgattaaaatactaaatcattttatatcggtgcttagacctaagctaaaattatccccagccatcagtctacgcaacccacaagtaaaaaatgggggggttgaatagtgttggagggcccctttaacatgagAGGAGACGTGGTAAGCCAGTAAAGGCACAATATAGAAAGGTAGGTGACATTATCTGGAATTTGCCGCATCCTGTAGGTGTGATGCTGTGTAGTATTCTGATGGTGACTGCTCAAGCCCAGTTTATCAGCAAAAATGAACTACACTAAAGGATCCAAAGACTGAATTTACGAAAATGGCCCAAATAATATGCCTAAGTACTTCTGAAATCCATGGCCCCACCTTTTCATATCAGCACTGAGATTGTGCATAAACTTAAAAATGAAAGGCAGTTTGGCCTTCTGTTTTTCTTCAGGTAATCTTTTACTTCAACGCTAGCAAAAACATGGAAGTGGAAAAATTTATCTCATCTAAACTGATTTAGAGTGACTCTTTGGCTTTGCTTTACAGTGCACCCAAAGCCCAATATAGTACAAGTGTTTTTGCATTCCACTATCACTCTTCCACTTTCATGAGAATGCAGTCATTGAATGTGTGCTCTTGTGCTCAA carries:
- the LOC119378417 gene encoding mediator of RNA polymerase II transcription subunit 12-like protein, which encodes ASLLSHQPFLSLVLMCLKGQDEQREGLLNSLHSQLSQCVHISKDEKPIAEDLKSRLLLHEALLLRLSLVGGMFDMIQRNTSLTTDWALLLVQLISHGVVDLHCN